Proteins encoded in a region of the Temnothorax longispinosus isolate EJ_2023e unplaced genomic scaffold, Tlon_JGU_v1 HiC_scaffold_18, whole genome shotgun sequence genome:
- the LOC139823771 gene encoding uncharacterized protein: MKTENVTELKKLRDSVSAALAALTNLDRPVDTWDDLLVYIISQKFSPRTRNEWNLKRGDTDAYPTYKEIHDFMTPRIRDLTDYPSQFDSASSNTRGNKSRTSINNVSPVKCVRCSGNHSLTKCDKFLSLPIEQRRLVARQHKCCFNCLRTKHYLKNCPSKGRCNRCRQAHHSLLHSEGIAAINSPSSAPSAVSVAAAPEPPAAPSASVQTVHAIRDVTQPPHVLLATAYVNLSTIEGRTFKVRALLDQGSTYSFISESLCQTMRTKRHRAALKIHCFGEKFNGVARSQVNLTLAPCDKQGPIFPFSGYVYQRITSYTASQTKPAAMWPHLRDLPLADPDPSCNRPIHVLIGADLYGSLLLDGLRQGPVGTPTCQLTVFGWIVSGPAGTARPAGESASVLNCVSCEDTNSLIQSFWEDESIPSQNPLTEEEERCENHFVSTHSRDSQGRYIVRLPFKNGPPHIGDTFRKASFLYSKMERRLSQKPEIAAQYHDFLKEYESMGHIEEVRDDEPSQYPPVYIPHHFDLRESSTTTKLRVVFNASSKSDDKTTLNDFLMAGPKLQQDIAAIILRWRLSRFVYMADIAKMFRQIRIRRDDADFQRILWRPPASLLIRLYRLLTVTYG; encoded by the coding sequence ATGAAAACCGAGAATGTTACCGAATTGAAAAAACTTCGCGATAGCGTGTCAGCGGCTCTCGCCGCTTTAACGAATCTCGATCGTCCTGTCGATACGTGGGACGACCTCCTAGTTTACATTATATCGCAAAAGTTTAGTCCGCGAACGCGCAATGAATGGAATTTGAAGCGAGGCGATACGGATGCATACCCCACGTATAAGGAGATTCATGACTTCATGACTCCTCGCATACGCGACCTTACGGATTATCCGTCGCAATTCGACTCCGCGTCGAGCAATACGCGCGGAAACAAATCTCGTACGTCGATTAATAATGTGTCGCCCGTCAAGTGCGTCCGTTGTTCCGGAAATCATAGTCTGACAAAGTGTGATAAATTTCTAAGTTTGCCGATTGAGCAGCGTCGACTCGTAGCGCGACAGCATAAATGTTGCTTCAATTGCTTGAGAACCAagcattatttaaagaattgtcCGAGTAAAGGACGTTGCAATCGATGCCGTCAAGCCCACCATTCGCTGCTTCACAGCGAGGGTATAGCCGCGATTAATTCGCCGTCCTCCGCGCCGTCAGCTGTGTCTGTCGCCGCTGCTCCCGAGCCTCCGGCCGCGCCCTCCGCATCCGTTCAAACCGTACATGCTATTCGAGATGTAACGCAACCGCCTCATGTACTTCTCGCCACTGCGTATGTTAATCTAAGTACTATCGAGGGCCGCACATTCAAAGTACGTGCGCTACTAGATCAGGGCTCGACATACAGTTTCATATCCGAATCTCTTTGTCAGACTATGCGAACCAAGCGTCATCGTGCCgcgttaaaaatacattgcttCGGAGAGAAATTTAATGGAGTCGCGCGATCTCAAGTTAATCTCACGCTCGCGCCATGCGACAAACAGGGACCGATATTCCCATTTTCGGGCTACGTATATCAACGAATTACTTCGTACACAGCCTCTCAAACAAAGCCAGCCGCAATGTGGCCGCATCTACGCGATTTACCGTTAGCAGATCCCGATCCCTCATGTAATCGCCCGATTCATGTACTAATCGGCGCGGATTTATACGGTTCTCTGCTGCTCGACGGCCTTCGTCAAGGCCCGGTCGGCACCCCGACGTGCCAGCTTACTGTTTTCGGATGGATCGTCTCCGGTCCTGCCGGCACCGCGCGCCCAGCCGGAGAGTCCGCTTCCGTTTTGAATTGCGTATCCTGCGAGGATACGAATTCATTGATCCAAAGTTTTTGGGAGGATGAAAGTATCCCCTCTCAAAATCCTCTCACCGAAGAGGAAGAACGTTGCGAAAATCATTTTGTTAGTACGCATTCTCGCGATTCTCAAGGACGTTACATTGTTCGTTTGCCTTTCAAGAACGGCCCCCCTCACATAGGCGACACTTTTCGAAAGGCTTCTTTCTTATACTCCAAAATGGAGCGCCGACTCTCGCAGAAACCCGAGATCGCCGCTCAGTATCACGATTTCCTCAAGGAATACGAATCCATGGGGCACATAGAAGAGGTACGCGACGACGAGCCCTCTCAATACCCCCCGGTGTACATTCCGCATCATTTCGATTTGCGCGAATCGAGTACGACTACTAAATTACGCGTCGTGTTTAACGCGTCGAGCAAATCGGACGATAAAACCACTCTCAACGATTTCTTAATGGCGGGACCAAAGCTACAACAAGACATCGCTGCAATAATTTTACGTTGGCGACTATCCCGTTTCGTATACATGGCGGACATCGCGAAGATGTTCCGTCAAATACGCATACGTCGTGATGACGCGGATTTCCAACGAATTCTTTGGCGCCCTCCCGCAAGTCTGTTGATTCGACTGTATCGCTTGCTCACCGTGACTTACGGCTAA
- the LOC139823772 gene encoding uncharacterized protein → MIKSHIHKCVTCLRYSVKTPTQLMGDLPNPRVNPFPPFSHTGIDYAGPMIITPVVGRGQRGSKHYVAVFVCLATKAIHLECVEDYSSEGFLAAFHRFVSRRGLPSDMYNDNGTNFRGADRELQCSFFSLMNDPSLKEILANDGVKWHFVPPAAPHFGGLWEAGVKSFKHHLKRVIGARTLSRSEFVTILCKIEACLNSRPILPLSDDPSDFTALTPGHFLIGRPLTSVPEESLLEINANRLSLWQHVQLMVEQIWRSWSSDYLHSLQQRVKWTESHDNLKVDELVLLKNNLLPPSKWELARIQQVHPGFDGRVRVVILRTANSELKRPITQICRLPASIGPTEPVE, encoded by the coding sequence ATGATCAAGTCTCACATCCATAAATGTGTTACCTGCCTTCGATACTCCGTGAAAACGCCGACGCAATTAATGGGTGATCTCCCGAATCCACGAGTCAATCcctttcctcctttctctcaCACGGGCATAGATTACGCCGGACCGATGATTATTACCCCCGTGGTCGGCCGTGGTCAAAGGGGGAGCAAACATTACGTGGCGGTCTTCGTTTGTCTCGCCACTAAAGCGATCCACCTCGAGTGTGTCGAGGATTACTCCTCCGAGGGATTCCTTGCCGCATTTCATCGGTTCGTCAGTCGACGCGGACTGCCATCGGACATGTACAACGATAATGGCACGAACTTTCGGGGTGCCGACCGCGAGCTACAATGCAGCTTTTTTTCGCTTATGAACGACCCTTCCCTCAAAGAAATCCTCGCGAATGACGGTGTGAAATGGCATTTCGTGCCCCCGGCGGCACCACATTTCGGCGGGCTTTGGGAGGCTGGCGTTAAAAGTTTTAAGCACCACCTCAAGCGGGTGATCGGTGCTCGTACCCTGTCTCGCTCGGAATTCGTGACTATTTTATGTAAGATAGAGGCGTGCCTCAACTCTCGACCGATTTTGCCCCTCAGCGACGATCCGTCCGACTTTACCGCGTTGACGCCTGGTCATTTCCTCATCGGTCGACCGCTCACCAGCGTACCGGAGGAATCATTACTCGAAATCAATGCGAATCGGTTGTCGCTATGGCAACACGTGCAACTCATGGTCGAACAGATCTGGCGTTCTTGGTCGTCGGACTACTTACATTCATTGCAACAGCGCGTCAAATGGACCGAATCTCACGATAATCTCAAGGTCGACGAGTTagttttactaaaaaataaccTTCTTCCTCCTTCGAAGTGGGAACTTGCAAGGATTCAACAAGTCCATCCCGGATTTGACGGTCGCGTTCGCGTCGTTATATTACGCACTGCCAATTCCGAATTGAAACGACCAATAACACAGATCTGTCGGTTACCGGCGTCTATCGGGCCCACGGAGCCCGTAGAATAA